A region of the Sardina pilchardus chromosome 3, fSarPil1.1, whole genome shotgun sequence genome:
ACCAGAGTGTCCCACCATGGCAGAGTTGATACCTATGCCCCTTGGGCATCACTATGAAATGGCATTCACCATTAAGACGTGTGGCTGCCCAGTTAGTGCACAATGGCATTCACCATTAAGACGTGTGGCTGCCCAGTTAGTCCACAATGGCATTCACCATTAAGACGTGTGGCTGCCCAGTTAGTCCACAATGGCATTCACCATTAAGACGTGTGCCCAGTTAGTGCACAATGGCATTCACCATTAAGACGTGTGGCTGCCCAGTTAGTGCACAATGGCATTCAGCATTAAGACGTGTGGCTGCCCAGTTAGTGCACAATGGCATTCAGCATTAAGACGTGTGGCTGCCCAGTTAGTGCACAATGGCATTCAGCATTAAGATGTGTGCCCAGTTAGTGCACAATGGCATTCAGCATTAAGCTGTGTGCCCAGTTAGTGCACAATGGCATTCAACATTAAGACATGTGCCTAGTTAGTGCACAATGGCATTCAGCATTAAGACGTGTGACTGCCCAGTTAGTGCACAATGGCATTCAGCATTAGGACATGTGGCTGCCCAGTTAATGCACAATGGCATTCAGCATTAGGACGTGTGGCTGCCCAGTTAGTGCACAATGGCATTCAGCATTAGGACGTGTGGCTGCCCAGTTAGTGCACAATGGCATTCAGCATGAAGACGTGTGGCTGCCCAGTTGCCCAGTGCAATGATCAGCATCAGTGCACAGTGCAATATCTATATTCTATATTAGATACTTCCAGATTATAGCTCAGCGCAGCATCAGAATGAGTTCTAACCCTGTagcttaaccctcatgttgtcctcaaatcttaccgacgttcgttgtccttggggtcaatttgaccccagctaaaaaaaactctcaaaaaatgattaaaattattttttttacccaattttttttgtggtaggtacttaacaagagtgtaataaccactatcaaaagccctacaaaacaatcccacccccccacacccctttatgaaccctggaaccctgactggcaatatggccaatccagtgtcaacagcccaaaggctgactttttggactttttcagacctgccaaaataacttatatgtaatatgtacttgtatatgcaataatgataataactacatgttctcatactattacaataataatatccataatttgtcaaatattcattttcatcatgtttcataaaaatggggtcaaattgaccccaataccaccaacgtaactattttttttacaggacattggaaacatatttttgtgcaaatttcatgtttactctgttgtacccttcaaatgaggaaaagtcatgaaacttgaagcaaaacaaaaaaagtgaaccatatattgtatgatgttaaacactgcttggggtcaaattgaccccaaggacaacataagggttaagggGGAAAGAACTGCATTATGTTGCTTTACGTTGatgcatgatgtgtgtgcatgtgtgtgtgtgtgtgtgtgtgtgtgtgtgtgtgtgtgtgtatgtgtgtgtgtgtgtgtgtgtgtgtgtgtgtgtgtgtgtgtgtgtgtgtgtttaaccccaacactgacacacacatacataaacccGTCCATTGCATGCCCTGATCCATAGTCACTGCGCAGACCCTGAAAGTGTTTATAGGGCTCTTACTCACAGCCTCAAGATATGAGAGCAGTTAAAACagatctcactcacacacacacacacacacacacacacacacacacacacacacacacacacacacacacacacacacacacacacactgatgatatACCCATATACAAACCCAATCAAGTACccataccatcacacacacataaaagcacaGCGGCAacatataatcacacacacataaaagtgtGCCATTACAGTCAGTCTAAAAGCATAATTATAGCCAGCATAAAAGACTCTCATTCACAGAtaacagagacacatgcacacctcaCACATTAAAGCCTATATAAGGACCCTGGCATTCTATTTTCTacttgtgtgcgcatgtgtgtctgtgtgtgcgtgtccatgcacgtgtgtgtgtgttttgtacatcTGTGTATAGCTCAAAGATATAAcacatctgtgtttgtctgtgtgtctgtgtacatctgaatacaagtatatgtgtgtgtgtcttttcatgtatgcttgtgtgtgtgtgcgtgtgtgtgtgcatgtgtgtgtgtgcgtgtgcgtgtgcgtgtgcgtgtgcgtgtgcgtgtgcgtgtgcgtgtgcgtgtgtgtgtgtgcgtgtgcgtgtgtgtgtgcgtgtgtgcgtgtgtgtgtgtgtgcgtgtgtgtgtgtgtgtgtgtgtgtgtgtgtgattcctcaCCCTGAAGTCGATGCCCACGGTGGAGATGAAGCTGCCGGCCAGGAAGGCTCCGTCTTTAAAGCGCACCAGCAGACAGGTCTTCCCCACGCCAGAGTCTCCCACCAGCatcacctacaaacacacacacacacacacacacacacacacacacacacacgcacacgcacacgcacacgcacacgcacacgcacacacaccaggatgcaaagaaagagagggatgtgtTATCATCAGTCTGTAACTGTTACACATCaccttcacacagacacacacacacacacacaaattccagAGGCTGCATATCTCTGAGTGTCCAATAAGCAGCTGCTCCTTTTGAGGTGTGTTAATTTACCTTTACCTCTatacccctctcacacacacacacacacacacacacacacacacatatacccctaTACCCCCTCAAGCCTCCAAAAGACAACTCCCTCTTCTCcagttttcctctcctctcaagatatgtgtgtgtgtgtgagagagagagagggtgtatgtgtgtgtgtgtgtgtgtgtgtgagagagagagagagagagagagagagagagtactgtatgtgtgtgtgtgtgtgtgtgtgtgtatgtgtgtgtaacagactGGAGAAATGGGAGATGAAGAGTTGGGGTGAgatagcagacagacacactgggAGATCAGCAGCACAGGGGAAACTGATTCATTCAAATATTCAACATCAAAAGCATTctttctaaacacacacacacacacacacacacacacacacacaagcacacgagTGGTTGtggagctgagtgtgtgtggatgcgacctgagtgtgtgtgtgtgtgtgtgtgtgtgtgtgtgtgtgtgtgtgtgtgtgtgtgtgtgcgtgtgtgtgtgtgtgtgtgtgtgtgtgtgtgtgtgtgtgtgtgtgtgtgtgtgtgtgtgtgtgtgtgagtgtggatatgaatgtgtttgtgtgtgagagcctgTCTGAGTGATTGTGgatttgtacatttgtgtgtgtgtgtgtgtgtgtgtgtgtgtgtgtgtgtgtgtgtgtgtgtgtgtgtgtgtgtgtgtgtgtgtgtgtgtgtgtgtgtgtgtgtgtgtgtgtgtgtgtgtgtacttcaaaGGCACAGGGCTGTAGCAGACAGGCATGTGGAGGAGGGAGCAGCTCACGCAACTCAACTCATCAGGATTCACtcttcccatctcctctcctctcatccctctcttctcttctcttctctctcttctcttctctcctcttctcttctcttctcttctctctcttctcaactcaactcaacaggATTCACtcttcccatctcctctcctctcatccctctcttctcttctctctcttctctcctcttctcttctcttctcttctctctcttctcaactcaactcaacaggATTCACtcttcccatctcctctcctctcatccctctcttctcttctctcctcttctcttctctctctcctctcatccctctcttctcttctcttctctctcttctcttctcttctattctctctcttctcaactCAACTCATCAGGATTCACacttcccatctcctctcctctcatccctctcttctcttctctctcttctctcatctctcttctcttctctcttctctctcttctcaactCAACTCATCAACACATCAGGATTCACACATTCAGCTCAGCActgcactcttctcctctctgctcttatcatcactcatctctctcctcttctcttctcctctcatccctctcttctcttctcatctctctctctcctcttctctctctcctctcttattttctcttcccctcctctctctctctctctctctctctctctctctctctctctctctctctctctctctctctctctctctctctctctctctctccatctctctctctctcagtgagtaGCCCTGCAGCAGGGGTTCCCAGACTGTGGTGTGCACACCCCCGGggcgagatgaaaagggcaatGGCGGACAggtgttaaaaaaaatcaacttttgattcatgaataaatacatcatttcgAATCAGGTATCATCCCCATCACTGATCTTCATCACTGATCTTCATCACTGATCTTCATCACTGATCTTCATCACTGATCCCCATCACTGATCTTCATCACTGATCTTCATCACTGATCCCCATCACTGATCTTCATCACTGATCCCCATCACTGATCTTCATCACTGATCTTCATCACTGATCTTCATCACTCACAGTGTCTGCGACGcgcacacatcatcatcaaggaccacacacactccagtcacGGActgtgctctcggagtgctgttgtagtctaattaatggaTGATGCTGCAttctgtgttttatgtgttattTTATGCTCTGCTCTAAAGAGAATGAGCACTTTTTAATGACTGCACTACTGCTTAGAGGCTCAACTGTATTCCGTAGGACTGCTTGTCCTTACTTTTGCAACGACAATAAAACTGAATctagtctaatctaatctaatctaatctctcttcctctgctttcACCATCTCTTCTCCTTCGCTCACATTTTCACTTCCTCTCCTGGtcacacctctctccctctccctccctcgctcctattcaccatctctgtctctctctctctttcatccctccctctctctgcctttatttttctcctcttttccagcaatcttctcttctctgtccagTTGTGTCCTCttcaacatccacacacacacacacacacacacacacacacacacacacacacacacacacacacacacacacacacacacacacacacacacacacacacacacacacacacacacacacactcttcatttaTCTCTGTTCATGCCAGGACAAAAACACTGCATGAAAATGGATATTGAAAAATATTTACTCCCATCATGCATGTAGAAGTGCTTCCTCTAGCTGAGCTCTAGAACCTGTGTTATAGCTCTAGAACCTGTGTTATGTCTCCAGCCACAGAGATGCCCACTCCACTACTGTGGTTAAAGCCCCACACCATTACCCCACTCCACTGCTGGACTGGTATTTAATGCCCCACTCCACTACTGTACTGGTattcaaagcacacacacacacacgcacacacacacacacacacacacacacacacaacgagagagagagagagagagagagagagagagacgggaagacttacacacacacacacacacacacacacacacacacacaggcggggAGACTAACACACGCGTCGACTagcacacacagcatggcaCCGTTACACACTAATTGAAAAGAGCAATCATGTGGCCCTCGCCTCCATCACCCTACAAATGGGAGAACTCTCCAGGCGGAGCCTGAGGCAGTGAGTGTGGTGCGGGCCAGTGCCGGCCCACAGCCGGCCCAGTGTCTAGACGGCAGGAAGAGGGAAATGAGAGAAGGAGCGATGGAATGAGCTCGTGGGGAAATATGGATGCAGCCCTGATACACCacactactgtacattcatTCAGTGTGCTACTGCAGCCCTGatacactaccacacacacacacacacacacacacacacacacacacacacacacacacacacacacacacacagacacacacacacacacacacacacacacacacacacacacacacacacacacacacacaccactgcattcattcatttgttttgtttttaccacACTCGTCCTTAGGTGTACTCTTTTTCTCTGCACCATTAATTGCTTCAGTAAATAATATATTGTCCGAACTTTATCCTTACTCTCACATACGGGCCTAGTTTGATAGTACAATATGGCGCTATTCTGATAGGGCCGTCCTGAGTTTATGATTTTGTTTTCCGTTGACTCCAGAACCAGTCATAAGGGATACAACACCTGGCATGTGAGCTTTCTAACAATGTAGGCTTAGGCTTTAAAACACCTGTCAAATCTCACGAGTGTCATGAGGTTGTTGTTCTGAGTAGCTTCAGCGCTGAGCTACTTGACAGCTTCCCAGCCCGAGATCTAGGCTACTCCAGTCAGCGGGCCCTGGTTCCGTCCTCCCTCCCGTGAGCCCGATCAATCGGCCAGAAATCTGTCATGTACCGGGACACCGCACATCCTCggcgagctgctgctgctgctgctgctgtttgtttaGTGGCGCGTTCAATAGGAGCGCGCGCGGGGGGACTGCGAGATCTCCGTGTTGACACAGCTGCCACACGCGCACGGTTTATGACATTTTAGCGAGATCGATGAATCCCGGATGCTCTGAGGGTCAACACACCACGGATCGGTAAAACTGTCAGCGAGACATATGGATCAGAAGCCCATGAAGAGACTGAAAATCATAAAGTGACATCTGTGCTTATACAGGCTACAGAACACATTTAAATGGCATAACAGAAATGTTGCCATAACAAATCCACCTGTCATTTAAATCCCCAAGCCCAGCAGTATAGCTAGCTTGCTTTAAAGCGcacccccccccgccacacacacacacacacacacacacacacacacacacacacacacacacacacacaccacccctcttTCAACAGCCTGTTACAGGTGGTATGGTTGAAGTTAACCGCTACCTGACGATACCAGCTAAAAAAGCCTTATCATAAATCTGAGATGAGCTTACTTTGAAAGCAAGGTCGTAGAACTCGCCACTGTTGCTGAGAGACGGCCGGCTGGGGTGCACCGCGCCGTTGCTCTGACCCGGGGCGCCCGCACCTTTGCCACTTTTGCCGCCCTCTGTGTTGTTGTTCGGCGAGCTGGGTGTGCTGCTGCTTCCCGCCCGGCCTTTGCTCGTCCTTTTCCTGGACATCTTTCCGCGCGTTAGGATCTCCGTTTCTGGTTCGAGTTGTGACCAAAAGTACGCTATTTTCCAAAATAATGAATCATGTAGTCTCGTTATCAGAAGCGAGCGGCTGGTTAGTCTCCGGGTGTCTCTTCGAAATTTTTCAAAGCAACTTTAACCCGTGGTTCTGGATCATGTCTTTCAGCGTGGTGCTTATTTCTGTAAGTAGTAATAAAAAGAACGCACCTGCGACTTTGCTATCTCTGCTGGTGTTCGCCGTTTACAACAGAAGGCGGATGTTTGCTTCTTTGCCGCGAGCTTTGTGATGGCTGTATCTGCGCGAGTGCACACAGGTAGTGTCGCGCGGTCCTTCCGATCCTAGAGCGACGTGTCCCAGTGGTCGCGCGCCGAGCTACGGTGTTAATGAGCGCAGAGCGCACGAGCCCATCCAGCGCCTACCGCGAGTATAGCTGACAGCTCCCTCGCGCACACAGTGCGAGTCTTTTTGCCGTCCGCGCGAGCGTTTAAAGGCGCCGCGGCTTGTTTTTTCACGCATCGTTAGAAACTCTGCACCTGCCAAAGATGTTCGTTTTCCATTCTTACGTCTACAAATGATCCTCCTACTCCAAACCATACACACTGAATACTTTTGTTAAAACGGCGCAGCTTTGTTGCAACCACATTTTTCTTGCATCCTGACAACAAAGCACCTGCGATCTGTAGGGAATGTTCAGTGCAACACTTCAACAGACCGATGTTCAGTAGCCTACCCATTTGAGTCaacctcattgcggcctgtacGGTATTCCCAGTAAAGTGAACTGTATGGGAGTACAGTATAGTGATCTCTATGGGAGTACAGTATAGTGAACTGTATGGGAGTACAGTATAGTGATCTCTATGGGAGTACAGTATAGTGAACTCTATGGGAGTACAGTATAGTGAACTCTATGGGAGCACAGTACAGTGAACTCTATGGGAGCACAGTACAGTGAACTCTATGggagtacagtacagtgatCTCTATGGGAGTACAGTATAGTGAACTCTGTGGGAGTACAGTATAGTGAACTGTAATGCATCCTGCAGGCCTCATGACAGCTGAAGCACAAGGCCATTAGAAATCTAAAATCACATTCCATCTGCTGACTTCTTTCTACCTGCTGTCTATAGCCCCCTTGCTcatccctacctctctctctctctcgctcatccccctctcatccctctctctctctcatccctctctctctccacctgaaACCAAACGCACACAAGCtgacaggagacacacacacacacacacacacaacacaagcataAGCATGTgcgcccacagacacacacacacacacacacacacacacacacacacacacacacacacacaacaagcatttgcgtgcacacacacacacacaagcatgtgcatgcacacacatacacagactcacacgcaTAACATGCACATCtaaaacagacacaacacactgagTTGTTCCAAAGCTGATATGATTATTAGTGATTGATTATGAAATGGCCCCTCCATTCAGATGAGAGGGCAAGATGAACGTGCGCATTAGAAGAAcatgataataacacacacattgggaaaacatgacaataacacacacattgggaaaacatgacaataacacacacattgctgGGACTGGGGACTTTTACAAGTGTTTCCAAGTTTACAGTATCagtttatcagaaagttcaaaACAGGCGACGTTTACTCGGACTCTTGAGAATGTGGCAAACTGACCACAGTAGGCGGAGCCATGCATAAAGAAGGGAAATGACATCATGAGAGCAGCGCCTCATAGGGCACAGTGAATGCACAGCATGCAGGGCCTGCAATCAATAGGACGCTATATAGTATTATATACTGTTATATATAGCATtacagaactctacacacagtcacagacaagcCCTGCGTTTGGTCCATTCATATATTACACACATTTGGCTTAATTATTATACACATGATTCCctttgacctacagtatgagATTTGTAGATAGTTGTTCACAGTGTAACACTGCCGCTTTGgcactgaggaagaggagaaagactgggggggggggggggtgaggaagaCCACTGGTGCCCCATGTCCAGCTCCCCAGAGAGAGTAGCCATGCTGGAAACACTTCCTGGGTCAGAGGTCGCTGTGCAGGTCAGTAGGTCTCTGGGAGGGGCCAGTTGCGAGACTGGAAGTAGTTCCTGAGGGTGGTGACGTTGACGGGGGGGAAGTAGGGCCCGATGCGTCGCCGTGCCCACCACTTGCCCTGAGACGCCGCACTGCCACCCGGCACCGTGAACTTGTAGCGGAAATGCTCACCGCGCAGCCACCTGCCAGAGAGAGACATGCGTCACCTTACAGACCCATTAATGTATATAGATATGTCACCTTACAGGACCTATTAATGTATATAGATACATCATCTTACAGGACCTATTAATGTATAGATATGTCACCTTACAGACACATTAATGTATAGATACGTCATCTTACTGGACCCATTAATGTATAGAGATACATCATTTTACAGAcccattaaagcaacaccatggagtttttcaaccttttcgggttcgggtacgaaccggtacgaaccaaagaactacaaaattcgactgctttacggcatatagggcacacttcccccaccacttcctcaaattctgtgcgagcgttgaatagacagttgatgccttataaacatgagctacgtgatcttttggcgtttgaaaaaaataaaacccatgacattatattcatatgatgatatgctgaaatgcatgctatgggctaggctacctggaatagctatagcctacatttcacacgcaacgcaggcagtccgagtttgcccaagacgtgggaactcctcctgcagaaatcggcttatcaacaaaagcacgtgtatcctagctctgtcatctagtcactagattctagtgtcatcatgctgtcaaccaaactgcacgggagctggttatgtgtgctagttattatagctcaacgtgtaaatctaccgcctactgaccaaacaattatcttgaaaaacaaagttatcacgtgtaagattctgtcatcatactataagagctctgcctctccaaacattttgggcgtgcaaatatatgccactatggacgtgaataccatagaatacaatatctggtgaccatcgattttttttttatgttataaagacactaaaaatgaccaccctagattaggctacgctattgctcataaatatcgtagtcgttctttaaaaaaaataagtaattgaccaacaatgaccaacatcatcccaataccgagaacgtgcacagacctgagctgaaagcctagttttacaaatgtatcacaaatgtatcacataactggtatcgtagtaggctaggcctaccacataatttaatatttaatgtgcagcctgtctatcctagcctgattaccatcgactttcaaaggctctgcgagattttagtctgaccaacagcctgtgctaacacggtttcttgtcagcgctggttgacccgcctcctttaagtgcctcgatttgctactggtagatgtcagaaagcggattgccgcgtttaaaccaataacaacactctttcctctgccttgaacatgcctctacccagagccgttggagctgctcaaagttgattggttctcgaccaaagggggcagttccgcagatttcgggaactcagaaatccttctcaatgagcagttgaccagaccagcagcaaaagcctgaaggcgttgcgtcactgggagggcgtgccaggctatgtCTATCCTATACTgtacgctatgtctaacttgcttctggtgtaaccgtgacagattttacgacatataTATTCTTATATATAAGAAATtaccgtttcccaactgtagggggaccccgagagcaaaacttacatggtgttgctttaatgtataGATATGTCACCTTACAGGACCTATTAATGTATACAGGGATGCATCATCTTACAGGACCTATTAATGTATATAGATATGTCACCTTACAGACCCATTAATGTATATAGATATGTCATCTTACAGGACCCATTAATGTATAGAGATATGTCACCTTACAGGACCCATTAATGTATAGAGATGCATCACCTTACAGGACCCATTAATGTATAGAGATACATCATCTTACAGACCCATTAATGTATATAGATACGTCACCTTACAGGACCCATTAATGTATATAGATACATCATCTTACAGACCCATTAATGTATATAGATACATCATCTTACAGGACACATTAATGTATATAGATACATCATCTTACAGGACACATTCATGTATAGAGATGCATCACCTTACAGGACCCATTAATGTATAGAGATGCATCACCTTACAGGACCCATTAATGTATAGAGATGCATCACCTTACAGGACCCATTAATGTATAGAGATGAATCACCTTACAGGATCCATTAATGTATAGAGATACATCATCTTACAGGACCCATTatagagaacacaaacacaacttttATCCTGAAATGATACAAAGGGCCACTAGAGGAGGCTAGAGGCCAGTGATAGCCAGCACcctgatgtagagagagagagagagtgtgtgtgtgtgtgtgtgtgtgtgtgtgtgtgtgtgtgtgtgtgtgtgtatgtgtgtgtgtgtgtgtgtgtgtgtgtgtgtgtgtgtgtgtgtgtgtgtgtgtgtgtgtgtgtgtgtgtgtgtgtgtgtgtgtgtgatcgggATCTCTCTGCCTTCCTTAGCCTGTACACTTAACTACATGCACACGGTTCCACTCCGGCCCTGTCCAACGGGGGCTTTGATCCTGCTTCCTGGCATGGGCTCATCTCAGATGTTTCCGGAATCAAAGTCAAACAGAACCTCTGTCACCACGGAGATTAGTCACGCTACTATAGCAGCTGCAACCCTTAGCAACAACTGTCAGCATCAGAGGGATTCGTCTTTTGAACATTCCATTTAGAGGAATTCGTCTGATCCAAAAGCTTCCCTGGAGGCAAAGGCCCCTGGTCCCTGCACAGACCCACAGAACCCAAAACCCAAAGCCCTACAGCCCCACAGAA
Encoded here:
- the LOC134075950 gene encoding ras-related protein Rab-26-like; amino-acid sequence: MSRKRTSKGRAGSSSTPSSPNNNTEGGKSGKGAGAPGQSNGAVHPSRPSLSNSGEFYDLAFKVMLVGDSGVGKTCLLVRFKDGAFLAGSFISTVGIDFRNKVLSIDSVKVKLQIWDTAGQERFRSVTHAYYRDAHALLLLYDVTNKASFDNIQAWLTEVHEFAQKDVVLMLLGNKWTRRKMWILSRNT